The proteins below come from a single Parazoarcus communis genomic window:
- a CDS encoding homoserine kinase, with product MSVFTPVPEAVLSQWLKNYAIGRLIELKGISAGVQNSNFFVTTTLGRYVLTLFEGIGRAELPYYLHLMAHLARHGLPVPAPIANRDNEYLGTIEDKPAALVMRLSGASVMAPDEHHCTRVGAMLAGLHLAGMSYGRRQPNPRGPAWRTQTAARVHAYLPEAEQALLDREIAFQATVDTDALPAGAIHADLFRDNILWDGEVIGGVIDFYFAGNDTLLFDVAVTLNDWCSLDDGSLDPVRSDAFLHAYHAERPFSDAERAAWPAMLRAAALRFWLSRAEDFHLPREGEMVLVKNPDEYRDILRQRIAWSPALPAV from the coding sequence ATGTCTGTTTTCACCCCCGTGCCCGAAGCCGTGCTCTCGCAGTGGCTGAAAAACTACGCCATCGGCCGCCTCATCGAGCTCAAGGGCATCTCAGCCGGCGTGCAGAACAGCAACTTCTTTGTCACCACCACGCTTGGCCGTTATGTCCTGACGCTGTTCGAGGGCATTGGCCGGGCAGAACTGCCGTACTACCTGCACCTGATGGCCCACCTCGCCCGTCACGGGTTGCCGGTGCCGGCGCCGATTGCCAACCGGGACAACGAGTACCTCGGCACCATCGAGGACAAGCCCGCGGCGCTGGTCATGCGCCTGTCCGGCGCCTCGGTCATGGCGCCGGACGAGCACCACTGCACGCGCGTCGGTGCCATGCTCGCCGGCCTGCATCTGGCCGGCATGTCCTACGGCCGGCGCCAGCCGAATCCCCGCGGCCCGGCCTGGCGCACCCAGACCGCAGCGCGGGTGCACGCCTACCTTCCCGAGGCCGAGCAGGCGCTGCTCGACCGCGAAATTGCGTTTCAGGCCACCGTCGACACCGATGCCCTCCCGGCGGGTGCCATTCACGCCGACCTGTTTCGCGACAATATCCTGTGGGACGGCGAAGTCATCGGTGGTGTCATCGATTTCTACTTCGCCGGCAATGACACCCTGCTGTTCGATGTCGCCGTCACGCTGAACGACTGGTGCTCGCTTGACGACGGCAGCCTCGACCCGGTTCGCAGTGATGCATTTCTGCACGCCTATCACGCCGAGCGCCCGTTCTCCGACGCCGAGCGCGCCGCCTGGCCGGCCATGCTGCGCGCTGCAGCGCTGCGCTTCTGGCTATCGCGGGCGGAGGATTTCCACCTGCCGCGCGAGGGCGAAATGGTGCTGGTAAAGAATCCGGACGAATACCGCGACATTCTGCGGCAACGCATCGCCTGGTCACCCGCCTTGCCCGCGGTTTGA
- a CDS encoding DNA-deoxyinosine glycosylase gives MSTTPGPAVCSFAPVCRSDARVLILGSMPGEASLAAGEYYAHPRNAFWPIMGALFGAAPEQPYPVRLERLLDAGIALWDVIGRCRRSGSLDSAIAADSIEPNDFAGLFTACPRLSHVFFNGSAAETAFRRHVHLPHGEHRIRVQRLPSTSPAHAALNFSDKLAAWQAVRNATLTAAHAA, from the coding sequence GTGAGCACCACCCCCGGCCCGGCGGTCTGCAGCTTTGCTCCGGTCTGTCGCAGCGATGCGCGAGTGCTGATCCTCGGCAGCATGCCGGGCGAGGCCTCGCTCGCTGCCGGAGAGTATTACGCCCACCCCCGCAACGCCTTCTGGCCAATCATGGGCGCACTGTTCGGAGCCGCACCGGAGCAGCCCTACCCCGTGCGCCTCGAACGCCTGCTCGATGCGGGCATTGCGCTATGGGATGTGATCGGGCGGTGCAGGCGCAGCGGCAGTCTCGACAGCGCCATCGCAGCAGACAGCATCGAGCCCAACGACTTCGCGGGGCTGTTCACCGCCTGCCCGCGACTGAGTCACGTGTTTTTCAACGGCAGCGCCGCTGAAACGGCCTTTCGCCGCCACGTGCATCTTCCGCACGGGGAACACCGCATTCGCGTGCAGCGGCTGCCGTCGACCAGTCCTGCGCACGCAGCACTCAATTTCAGTGACAAGCTTGCCGCCTGGCAGGCTGTACGCAACGCCACGCTCACCGCTGCCCACGCGGCCTGA
- a CDS encoding TIGR00730 family Rossman fold protein, with the protein MTAKEKLSRSAPDSAAPRFNARESWRIFGIMAEFVEATERLNAIRPAVSIFGSARIPPDHSYYVLTERISRLLSDAGFAVISGGGPGIMEAANKGAYFGKSPSVGLNIQLPMEQQANPYQDISQTFQHFFARKFMFVKFASAYVVLPGGFGTLDELLEAMTLIQTRKSRSIPIILVHGAFWKGLIDWFRDRLVSEGMIKAEDLDLIQIIDSPEEVVEAIFKHYETRGFMPLPEEHELMLNL; encoded by the coding sequence ATGACCGCAAAAGAGAAACTCTCCCGCAGTGCGCCGGACAGTGCCGCGCCGCGCTTCAATGCGCGCGAGTCCTGGCGAATTTTTGGAATTATGGCAGAGTTCGTCGAAGCCACCGAGCGCCTGAATGCCATTCGTCCGGCGGTATCGATCTTCGGCAGCGCCCGCATTCCGCCGGATCACAGCTACTACGTGCTCACCGAGCGCATCTCCCGCCTGCTGTCGGACGCCGGATTTGCCGTGATTTCGGGCGGCGGCCCCGGTATCATGGAAGCGGCCAACAAGGGCGCCTATTTTGGCAAGAGCCCTTCAGTCGGCCTCAACATCCAGCTGCCGATGGAGCAGCAGGCCAATCCCTATCAGGACATCTCGCAGACCTTCCAGCACTTCTTCGCGCGCAAGTTCATGTTCGTGAAGTTCGCCAGCGCCTATGTGGTCCTGCCGGGTGGCTTCGGCACGCTCGATGAACTGCTCGAAGCCATGACCCTGATCCAGACCCGAAAGAGCAGGAGCATTCCGATCATCCTGGTCCACGGCGCGTTCTGGAAAGGCCTGATCGACTGGTTCCGCGACCGCCTGGTCAGCGAGGGCATGATCAAGGCGGAAGACCTCGATCTGATCCAGATCATCGACAGCCCCGAAGAGGTTGTCGAGGCCATCTTCAAGCACTACGAAACGCGTGGTTTCATGCCGCTGCCCGAAGAGCACGAACTGATGCTCAACCTTTAA
- a CDS encoding BPSS1780 family membrane protein — MPATPPSRHYHPLPQPGTVTPAHALQWVATGWRLFLRKPGVWMVQTLIFILVIAALGFVPLIGWAAAPVALPVLVAGLVAGADALARGEALRVDHLFDGLRLHAGNLLLVGGFHLLGALIAALIAAAIGGSAVFTGSMMGAFGGMGMAAGGMMLGVLVFSVLWGLLMMALWFAPALVMLHDVAPLDAMKLSAQACFQNLLTFVVLAVMLYILGWIAMLPAGLGVFVLIPVLAGALQAAWRDTFSPPKALPPAAHLTE; from the coding sequence ATGCCTGCAACGCCGCCTTCGCGCCACTACCATCCCTTGCCGCAGCCCGGCACGGTTACGCCAGCCCACGCCCTGCAGTGGGTGGCGACCGGCTGGCGCCTGTTCCTGCGCAAGCCCGGCGTATGGATGGTGCAGACACTGATCTTCATTCTCGTCATTGCCGCGCTGGGCTTCGTGCCACTCATCGGCTGGGCTGCGGCACCCGTCGCACTTCCGGTGCTGGTGGCCGGACTCGTCGCCGGAGCGGATGCGCTCGCCAGAGGGGAAGCGCTGCGGGTCGACCATCTGTTCGACGGCCTGCGCCTTCACGCAGGCAATCTGCTGCTGGTGGGCGGCTTTCATCTGCTCGGCGCACTCATCGCAGCCCTGATTGCTGCCGCAATCGGCGGAAGCGCAGTGTTCACCGGCTCGATGATGGGCGCGTTTGGCGGCATGGGCATGGCCGCGGGCGGCATGATGCTGGGCGTGCTGGTGTTTTCCGTGCTGTGGGGGCTGTTGATGATGGCCTTGTGGTTTGCCCCCGCACTGGTCATGCTGCACGACGTTGCACCACTCGACGCCATGAAGCTCTCCGCACAGGCCTGCTTCCAGAATCTGCTCACCTTCGTCGTCCTCGCCGTCATGCTGTATATCCTGGGCTGGATCGCCATGTTGCCTGCAGGACTTGGCGTCTTCGTCCTCATCCCGGTGCTGGCCGGAGCACTCCAGGCCGCCTGGCGTGATACCTTCTCGCCCCCGAAGGCGCTGCCACCCGCAGCGCATCTCACAGAATAG
- a CDS encoding DUF2782 domain-containing protein, translating into MRRTLIALLLAVSMPVLAQQPPKLEPIPEPPPPPPGMTDIEEPQVTIVKRGDDTVAEYRIRGKLYMVKVTPPHGVPYYLVDREGNGDMVRASEPALSVPMWVIKSW; encoded by the coding sequence ATGCGCCGTACCCTGATTGCCCTGCTGCTGGCGGTTTCAATGCCAGTGCTGGCCCAGCAGCCCCCCAAGCTCGAGCCGATCCCCGAACCCCCGCCGCCGCCGCCGGGCATGACCGATATCGAAGAGCCGCAGGTCACCATCGTCAAGCGTGGCGACGATACCGTCGCCGAGTACCGCATTCGCGGAAAGCTCTACATGGTCAAGGTCACCCCGCCCCATGGCGTGCCCTATTACCTGGTTGACCGAGAAGGCAACGGCGATATGGTTCGCGCCAGCGAACCTGCGCTGTCCGTACCGATGTGGGTCATCAAGTCCTGGTGA